The nucleotide sequence CCACGAACATACGGAACTATACAATATGTACAAAAATTATTACAACCATATATTATTGTAACCCAAGCTTTATGATCTGATTCACGTCTAGAAGGTAAATCTGGAATTAATCCTTCTTTTTCCTCCCAAACATCGATTAAAGTCTTAGGAACTTCCTTAGCTTCCTTTAATAAACGAGGAAATTCATGAATGTTATGAGTTCCAAAGACCATATCTACATGTGAATACTTTTCTTTAATCTCTTGTACTACTTCTTCTTGCTGCATCATACAACCGCAGATTCCGATTAAGAGATCAGGATTTTCTCTTTTATATTCCTTTAATGAACCTACTTTTCCATATACCTTTAATTCAGCATTTTCTCTAACACAACAAGTATTTAGAACGATTATATCTGCTTTTTCTAATTCAGTAGTTGGTTGATAGCCTTCATTTTGTAATACTCCAGCTAATTTTTCAGAATCATGTTCATTCATTTGACAACCGTAAGTGATAGTTCGATAGAAACCTTTAATATTTTTATCTTCATTTTGATTATTTTCAGCCATTACTCTCACTCCTTATGTAAAGTCCTAAACATTATTATAACACAAAAGTATATTTTCAAAAATAAATTCCCACATTTAGTGGGAATTTTTCTCTACATTATTATATATAAGTATAAGCTAAAAAGCAAACTTTACATTATTTTCCAGGAAATAGAGTATAACTAACTTAAAGTTTTAAACATCTATTTCTTTAACGAATCTTTTATTAAGTTTATTAGAAATTTCGTTTAACTTTTCAGCTAAATTAGCAGTTTCTTCTGCTGTATAAGCTTGTTCTTGCATAGCGGCAGTTATTTCTTGCATAGAAGTAGTTCCTTGTTGTACACTACTAGACACTTCTTCCATAGCTGCTGAAATATTATCTATATCATCTGATATTTTATTAACATTGTTAACAATATTTTTAAATCTATCTTGAGTATCAATAATTAATTTTTTGCTACTATTAGTTTCTTGGACACTTTCTTTTACTTGTTGTAATGTTTGTTGACTTTGTTGTTTGGTATTCATAACTGTTTTAGTAATCTCTTCTGCTGAATTATTAGCTTTTTCAGCTAATTCTCTTATCTCTTCAGCAACAACTGCAAATCCTTGACCATGCTCTCCTGCTCTTGCTGCTTCAATAGCTGCATTTAAAGCTAGTAAATTTGTTTGTTCAGATATATCAGAAATAACTTCTGTAAATTTCGTTACTTGTACAATAGTATCATTTAATTCATTAATATTATCATATAAATTAGATATCATTATTGAAGCATTTTCAATTTTATCTGTAGTATCTTCGAGCATTTCCAAACCAGATGTAGAATCTTCAGTAACTTCATTTGTTGATTGTATTAAATGTTCACTATTAGCTGCTGTCTGTTGAGACATAGATGCTATTTCTTCAAAAGTAGCACTTAATTCTTCAGAGTTAGCTGCTTGCTCTTGATTCATGCTACTATTTTTTTCAGACATTTGATTTAACTTGTGTGCAATATCTGAATTTTTCTTTCCAATTTCTTGAGATTCATTAAGTAAATCTCCAAGGTCAACAATAATTTTATTAATAGAATTAGCTAAAGTTCCTAATTCATCCTTACTATCAATATCAATTTTATTTACTGAAAAATCTCCTTCACTTATTTTTTGAGTAATATTCGTAATAACTTTTAAACGTTTTATTATCAAAAAATGTGTAAAAATTGCTATAATAATCGCTAAAACAATTGCATTAATAACTCCTTGAATAAAAACTAATTCACCAAGTTTTAATACGTTATTTAAGAATGTCATAACAGTTGGTGTAATTAAAGAAGCAACAATACAAATTAGAACAAGTTTTAAAGTTATACTAAGCTTAATGTTAATTTTGTTATTCATAATACTACCCCTCCCATTTTAATACTTTAAAGTACAATATAATATTATTCGCTTTTCTAACTAATTCCTTTATTTTTCCTCAAATCACAACATATAAGTGACAAATGTCCTTGAATAAACCAGGACATTCATAACATATACAATGAATATATATAATAATCAAAAATAATAGTATCATAATATTAGGTTTTGTGTGTAATTTATACCTCTAAGACTACTTATTGACATAATGACTATTTTTTTATATAATTAAATCAATAACCATGTGATAAGAAGAACAAGTAAAAAAGGAGGAAATACATCAATGAAGGCAACAGGTATTGTTAGAAAAGTAGATAATCTAGGAAGAATAGTACTTCCAGCTGAATTACGAAAAAATCTTGATATTGAAAGTAAAGATTCTGGATTGTCAACCCTTTTTAGGACACTTTTTTCTCGGACATTAACATTCTATATTTTACAGGGGTAAGATAATTTAGTGACCCATGTATTCTGTGATTATTATACCAGTTTACATAATCAAATAACTGATATTCTAATTCCTCAAAACTACTAAAGATCTTATTAAACGCAAACTCTGTTTTAACTACTTTAAAAGCAGCTTCTGCAACAGTATTATCATAGGGACAGCCTTTCTTACTCAAAGAACGGTTAATACTAAATACATTTAATAGCTGATCTATAACTTTATTCTTAAATTCATTACCTCTATCAGTATGTAAAATGTTAATTTCATTAAGTGGTCTCTTAATACTTGAGAAAGCT is from Selenihalanaerobacter shriftii and encodes:
- a CDS encoding IS3 family transposase, producing the protein CNEEKIKNIVNREFDRDQTLDVVVSDLTYVNVKGKWNYICLILDLFNREIIGYAAGKNKTASLVTKAFSSIKRPLNEINILHTDRGNEFKNKVIDQLLNVFSINRSLSKKGCPYDNTVAEAAFKVVKTEFAFNKIFSSFEELEYQLFDYVNWYNNHRIHGSLNYLTPVKYRMLMSEKKVS
- a CDS encoding methyl-accepting chemotaxis protein; protein product: MNNKINIKLSITLKLVLICIVASLITPTVMTFLNNVLKLGELVFIQGVINAIVLAIIIAIFTHFLIIKRLKVITNITQKISEGDFSVNKIDIDSKDELGTLANSINKIIVDLGDLLNESQEIGKKNSDIAHKLNQMSEKNSSMNQEQAANSEELSATFEEIASMSQQTAANSEHLIQSTNEVTEDSTSGLEMLEDTTDKIENASIMISNLYDNINELNDTIVQVTKFTEVISDISEQTNLLALNAAIEAARAGEHGQGFAVVAEEIRELAEKANNSAEEITKTVMNTKQQSQQTLQQVKESVQETNSSKKLIIDTQDRFKNIVNNVNKISDDIDNISAAMEEVSSSVQQGTTSMQEITAAMQEQAYTAEETANLAEKLNEISNKLNKRFVKEIDV